The following proteins are encoded in a genomic region of Hippocampus zosterae strain Florida chromosome 2, ASM2543408v3, whole genome shotgun sequence:
- the birc5b gene encoding baculoviral IAP repeat-containing protein 5b, producing MASIEVLTSRFNSYDVMYSGDLREQSFADWPFREDCNCTPEKMAKAGFVHCPGDNEPDVVCCFFCLIELEGWEPDDDPWFEHIKRSPKCAFLHLKRDFPELTLAEMFHLESERVKIFVRKVCHKKMAHMRDAVDEALKGFRSQLDSI from the exons ATGGCCAGCATAGAAGTTTTAACGAGTCGGTTTAACTCGTATGACGTCATGTACAGCGGTGATTTACGGGAGCAAAGCTTTGCCGACTGGCCCTTTCGAGAAGATTGCAACTGCACACCTGAGAAG aTGGCCAAAGCTGGCTTTGTGCACTGTCCCGGTGACAATGAGCCTGATGTGGTTTGCTGCTTCTTCTGTCTTATTGAGCTGGAGGGCTGGGAGCCTGACGATGACCCCTG GTTCGAGCACATAAAACGCTCACCTAAGTGTGCATTCCTCCACCTGAAGAGAGACTTCCCTGAACTGACATTGGCTGAGATGTTCCACTTGGAGAGTGAGAGGGTCAAGATCTTTGTT AGAAAAGTTTGCCACAAGAAGATGGCACATATGCGGGATGCGGTGGACGAGGCCCTTAAAGGTTTTCGATCGCAATTGGATTCCATATGA
- the neurod4 gene encoding neurogenic differentiation factor 4 has product MMTKPFRKSGDMSELVSSLTWLEEDGSSQDGEESPEMRGHHILMEAGRHSCSELGSEDMEEEEEEEEEDVRGPNGEMAPKRRGPKKKKMTKARQERFRARRMKANARERSRMHGLNDALDNLRRVMPCYSKTQKLSKIETLRLARNYIWALSEVLENGQSPESHGFMEMLCKGLSQPTSNLVAGCLQLGPAPLLINKLEDKCGGPGLGGVGGQVGHALSYPSPGLPSPPYGSLEASHLLHMKGFKAGQAFDNPSPNECSSGTPPYDGPLTPPLSISGNFALKQEPSPQDSERNYTSHTAHHAHYLPSQHYTASASAGLPGGHQGHPLFQASRYELPLDAPFDSFTSSHLLASQMGAM; this is encoded by the coding sequence ATGATGACCAAGCCATTTAGAAAGAGCGGCGATATGAGTGAGCTGGTGAGCTCCCTCACCTGGCTGGAGGAAGACGGCAGCTCGCAGGATGGCGAGGAAAGCCCCGAGATGAGGGGGCACCACATCCTGATGGAGGCGGGCAGACACTCCTGCTCCGAGCTGGGCAGTGAGGAcatggaagaggaagaggaggaggaggaggaggacgtgaGAGGGCCGAATGGAGAAATGGCTCCCAAAAGGAGGGgccccaagaagaagaagatgaccaAAGCTCGCCAGGAGAGGTTCCGCGCCCGCCGCATGAAGGCCAACGCCAGGGAACGCTCTCGCATGCACGGGCTGAACGATGCACTGGACAATTTGCGCCGAGTGATGCCCTGCTACTCCAAAACACAGAAGCTGTCCAAGATCGAAACGTTGCGGCTGGCCCGCAACTACATCTGGGCGCTGTCGGAGGTGTTGGAGAACGGCCAGTCTCCAGAGAGCCACGGCTTCATGGAGATGCTGTGTAAGGGCCTGTCACAGCCCACCAGCAACCTGGTGGCCGGCTGCCTTCAGCTGGGACCCGCGCCGCTACTCATCAACAAGCTGGAGGACAAGTGTGGAGGCCCTGGGTTGGGCGGTGTGGGGGGTCAGGTCGGCCATGCCCTCAGCTACCCGTCCCCGGGGCTCCCCAGCCCCCCTTACGGCTCCCTGGAGGCATCCCACCTCCTCCACATGAAGGGATTCAAGGCGGGCCAGGCCTTTGACAACCCCTCCCCTAACGAGTGCAGCAGCGGCACCCCGCCGTACGACGGgcccctcaccccacccctcAGCATCAGCGGCAACTTTGCCCTGAAGCAGGAGCCTTCGCCCCAAGACTCCGAGAGGAACTACACCAGCCACACGGCCCACCACGCCCATTACCTGCCATCCCAGCATTACACCGCATCCGCAAGTGCCGGCCTACCTGGTGGGCATCAGGGCCACCCGCTCTTTCAGGCGTCCCGTTATGAGCTGCCCCTGGATGCGCCCTTTGACTCCTTCACTTCCTCTCATCTGTTGGCCTCTCAGATGGGTGCCATGTGA